One Prosthecochloris marina DNA segment encodes these proteins:
- a CDS encoding DUF368 domain-containing protein — protein sequence MVLKIVQYYLPVTIKGILMGAADVIPGVSGGTIAFITGIYETLIASLKSINSSALRKLFRFEFRSFWKTINGSFLLSLFLGILISIITLSNTIVFLLENHALLLLSFFFGLIIASAVVIVRKVKTHSLIAWTAGLLGMLSAFLITSLSPVATPESWWFIFLSGAIAICAMILPGISGSFILLLLGKYSFVLEAIKEFNVAVIAVFGVGCLVGLLGFVRILSKLLQRYHDQTMMLLAGIMIGSLTKVWPWKIAVADAVADGKKALLFSSNVMPETYLQATGSDPMVTSVMLLMATGLILVFFLEYVSAKTHNNLADYSS from the coding sequence ATGGTTTTAAAAATAGTACAATACTATCTTCCTGTAACCATCAAAGGCATCCTGATGGGTGCAGCAGATGTGATTCCGGGTGTTTCCGGCGGTACCATTGCGTTTATCACCGGAATTTACGAAACCCTTATAGCTTCACTGAAATCGATAAACAGCTCGGCGCTAAGAAAGTTATTCCGTTTTGAATTTCGCTCTTTTTGGAAAACCATCAACGGAAGCTTTCTACTGAGTTTGTTTCTCGGTATCCTCATCAGTATCATCACATTGTCCAATACGATTGTATTTCTGCTCGAAAACCATGCATTGCTATTGCTCTCGTTTTTTTTCGGACTCATTATCGCATCAGCTGTAGTTATCGTTCGGAAAGTAAAAACACATTCCCTTATCGCCTGGACAGCAGGACTACTAGGGATGCTTTCAGCCTTTCTAATAACGAGCCTCTCCCCCGTAGCAACCCCTGAAAGCTGGTGGTTCATCTTTCTCTCAGGCGCAATCGCCATATGTGCCATGATACTACCCGGCATATCCGGCAGTTTCATTTTACTGCTCTTGGGGAAATACTCATTTGTTCTTGAAGCCATCAAAGAGTTCAACGTTGCCGTCATTGCTGTTTTCGGAGTGGGATGCCTCGTTGGACTGCTTGGTTTCGTCAGAATTCTTTCAAAGCTCTTGCAACGTTACCATGACCAGACAATGATGCTGCTTGCCGGTATCATGATCGGTTCACTAACCAAGGTATGGCCATGGAAAATAGCTGTTGCGGATGCAGTAGCCGACGGCAAAAAAGCTCTGCTCTTCTCATCCAACGTCATGCCGGAAACCTATCTTCAGGCCACCGGGTCCGACCCCATGGTCACTTCCGTTATGCTGTTGATGGCAACAGGGCTGATTCTTGTGTTTTTCCTGGAATATGTATCAGCGAAAACACACAACAACCTCGCCGACTATTCCTCGTAA
- the nadB gene encoding L-aspartate oxidase has protein sequence MKEEIKTDVLVIGSGIGGLYFALHIADYANVTIITKKESCVSNTNWAQGGIAATVGENDSAELHIEDTLDAGAGLCNHEMVSLMVREGPQHIKKLIELGVDFTTTNGENLDLGREGGHSRKRIVHAKDLTGQEVEQALLERVNHHTNITLLEHHFAVELLTEHHLGIKTNDINCYGAYTLDSKNRKLKKILAKITMVASGGLGQVYLHTTNPSIATGDGIAMAYRAGATIANMEFVQFHPTSLYHPKAKSFLISEAVRGFGGVLKLKNGQEFMHKYDKRENLAPRDIVARAIDSEMKKTGDECVFLDVTHLDPQKTVEHFPNIYETCLEYGIDLTKEMIPVVPAAHYSCGGIKTDSFGRTSINRLYACGETTCTGVHGANRLASNSLLEALVFAHRAFTDIRKAVITLHNDTPFPDWDDSGTVNPEEWILVSHNKKEAQQVMNDYVGIVRSDLRLQRAKRRIEFLKEETEQYYKKTKVTTQILELRNIIKVANLIIDGAIMRRESRGLHYTTDYPKTDDKHFLTDTEQRSF, from the coding sequence ATGAAAGAAGAAATCAAAACCGATGTCCTGGTCATCGGCAGCGGCATCGGAGGATTATATTTCGCACTGCACATCGCCGACTACGCAAATGTAACCATTATTACAAAAAAAGAAAGCTGTGTTTCGAATACCAATTGGGCCCAGGGAGGTATTGCTGCAACTGTTGGTGAAAACGACAGCGCCGAACTTCATATAGAGGATACACTCGATGCAGGTGCAGGGCTGTGTAACCATGAAATGGTTTCTCTCATGGTCAGAGAGGGCCCGCAACATATCAAAAAACTGATTGAACTTGGTGTTGATTTCACGACGACAAACGGTGAAAACCTGGACCTTGGCAGAGAAGGTGGGCACTCCAGAAAAAGAATCGTCCATGCCAAAGACCTCACCGGTCAGGAAGTTGAACAGGCGCTGCTTGAAAGAGTCAACCATCATACGAACATAACGTTGCTCGAGCACCATTTCGCAGTAGAGCTTCTAACGGAACACCATCTTGGCATCAAAACCAATGATATCAACTGTTATGGCGCATACACGCTTGACTCGAAAAACAGGAAACTGAAAAAAATACTTGCCAAAATAACCATGGTCGCCTCAGGCGGCTTGGGCCAGGTTTATCTGCATACGACAAACCCTTCCATAGCGACCGGAGATGGCATCGCAATGGCATACCGGGCCGGGGCAACAATAGCAAATATGGAGTTCGTTCAGTTCCACCCGACTTCACTCTATCACCCCAAGGCAAAATCATTTCTTATTTCCGAGGCAGTACGTGGTTTCGGAGGGGTTCTCAAGCTGAAAAACGGCCAGGAATTCATGCACAAGTACGATAAACGGGAAAATCTTGCACCAAGGGATATCGTTGCACGCGCGATTGATTCCGAAATGAAGAAAACCGGTGATGAGTGTGTTTTTCTTGACGTTACGCACCTCGACCCTCAGAAAACCGTCGAGCACTTTCCCAACATCTACGAAACCTGCCTTGAGTATGGCATTGACCTTACAAAAGAGATGATACCGGTGGTACCGGCTGCACATTACTCATGTGGAGGTATTAAAACAGATTCTTTCGGAAGAACGAGTATCAACCGCCTCTATGCCTGTGGAGAAACAACCTGTACGGGAGTTCATGGTGCGAACAGGCTGGCGAGCAACTCACTTCTCGAAGCACTTGTTTTCGCCCACCGGGCCTTTACCGATATCAGGAAAGCCGTTATAACACTCCATAACGACACTCCCTTTCCGGACTGGGATGACAGTGGAACCGTCAACCCGGAAGAGTGGATTCTTGTTTCACACAACAAAAAAGAAGCTCAGCAGGTAATGAACGACTATGTAGGCATCGTACGCAGTGACCTCAGGCTTCAGAGGGCCAAACGAAGGATAGAGTTTCTCAAGGAAGAGACCGAGCAGTACTACAAGAAAACAAAGGTTACAACCCAGATACTCGAACTCCGCAACATCATCAAGGTGGCCAACCTCATTATAGACGGAGCAATCATGCGCCGGGAATCAAGAGGGTTACACTATACGACCGACTACCCGAAAACCGATGACAAGCATTTTCTCACAGACACCGAGCAGCGGTCGTTCTGA
- a CDS encoding HD domain-containing protein, translating to MQKQGTTELFSSLHKAFMMYLKRFADKNNTFSAPIKLKIAHTFRVVREIRTIAEHGNNGLIHPDIAKCTALLHDIGRFQQYASFGTYDDRTSIDHAALGTVIIDQFNLLSQHPEAQQNLIRTAIIHHNHAIVPENLQPDEHTLAHMLRDADKLDIWKLTINQDMNKPVDNRISPENLERLRTFRKIPYAEVETKADARMFRISWVFDVHFPQTIQTILSRGYIKQMFSKLPRTKQLQEVQETIENVLQYRLKEQSLQSNNGPFQSALGSGLSD from the coding sequence ATGCAGAAACAAGGAACAACCGAACTTTTTTCATCGCTTCACAAAGCATTCATGATGTATCTCAAACGCTTTGCAGACAAAAACAATACCTTTTCAGCTCCGATAAAACTTAAAATAGCGCATACTTTTCGCGTTGTCCGTGAAATACGCACTATTGCCGAACACGGCAATAATGGACTCATTCACCCTGACATCGCCAAATGCACCGCCTTACTCCATGACATCGGGAGATTCCAGCAATATGCTTCATTTGGAACATATGATGATCGAACCTCTATCGATCACGCAGCATTGGGCACCGTTATCATCGATCAATTCAACCTGTTGTCTCAACATCCGGAAGCTCAGCAAAACCTTATCCGAACAGCAATCATACATCATAACCATGCAATCGTCCCGGAAAACCTGCAACCTGACGAACACACTCTGGCCCACATGCTTAGAGATGCCGATAAACTGGACATATGGAAGCTGACGATCAATCAGGATATGAATAAACCGGTTGATAACAGGATTTCTCCTGAAAACCTGGAACGGCTGCGTACGTTCCGCAAAATCCCCTATGCGGAAGTTGAAACAAAAGCTGATGCACGCATGTTTCGTATCAGTTGGGTTTTTGATGTCCATTTTCCGCAAACGATCCAGACAATACTCTCCCGCGGGTACATCAAGCAAATGTTTTCCAAGCTTCCACGAACAAAACAGCTACAGGAAGTGCAAGAAACAATCGAAAACGTGTTACAATACCGCCTGAAAGAACAAAGTCTTCAATCCAACAACGGACCGTTTCAATCTGCATTGGGATCAGGTTTATCAGATTAA
- a CDS encoding FAD-binding oxidoreductase: MIYKDDPDLIQGFLEDTSNIKTGHTPGVYFPETIEDVSKLLRESVSSGKKFVVAGNGTGTTGGRIPFGDYVIAMEKLNRIEDPVSCDGNEAVMTVGAGALLEDIQKKAESFGWLYPPDPTEKLCFIGSTIANNSSGARTYKYGPTRNHIARITVVLASGDILDIPRGKYSTGKDDTFRLDLPSAGTMEFKVPGYHLPLTSKHNAGYYSARSMDLIDLFIGSEGTLGVIVEADLLLIPIPEKIISCLVYFNTLDDLFLFVDNAKRKNKEVDPRALEFFDRNSLDFLRKVYPEIPVNTAGAVFFEQETGQEKEEETLEAWFELMESFNAMTDESWIALDVDEQRAMKTFRHELPVQVNEWLSKQTESKISTDMAVPDASFIELFNFYRHTCEKHGFRYIIFGHIGNAHVHLNILPANHDEFITAKALYQGFVEKALELGGTLSAEHGIGKLKAGYLVKMFGDKGIQEMVRIKKTFDPHLVLNMGNLIPEHYYQT; encoded by the coding sequence ATGATTTATAAAGACGATCCTGATCTTATTCAAGGGTTTCTGGAAGATACCAGCAATATCAAAACCGGCCACACGCCCGGCGTGTATTTTCCTGAAACCATCGAGGATGTTTCAAAGCTGCTGAGAGAAAGCGTTTCTTCCGGAAAAAAGTTCGTGGTAGCAGGGAACGGTACAGGCACCACCGGAGGCAGGATACCTTTCGGTGACTATGTCATTGCCATGGAGAAACTCAACCGGATAGAAGATCCCGTTTCATGTGACGGGAACGAGGCTGTCATGACGGTTGGTGCGGGAGCTTTGCTTGAAGATATTCAGAAAAAAGCTGAAAGCTTCGGCTGGCTTTATCCTCCGGACCCTACAGAAAAACTATGCTTTATCGGCAGCACCATTGCCAACAATTCATCGGGTGCACGCACCTACAAGTACGGACCCACGAGAAATCACATAGCACGTATTACCGTTGTTCTGGCGTCCGGAGACATTCTTGATATTCCGAGAGGAAAATATAGTACCGGAAAAGATGACACCTTTCGTCTCGACCTGCCATCTGCAGGCACTATGGAGTTCAAAGTTCCCGGCTATCACCTTCCTCTTACCTCAAAACATAATGCAGGCTATTATTCTGCCCGCAGCATGGACCTTATCGATCTGTTCATAGGCTCCGAAGGAACCCTTGGTGTTATTGTAGAGGCAGACCTTCTGCTTATTCCGATCCCTGAAAAAATCATTTCGTGCCTTGTTTATTTCAACACTCTTGATGACCTGTTTCTTTTTGTGGACAATGCAAAAAGGAAAAACAAGGAGGTTGACCCGAGAGCACTGGAGTTCTTCGACCGCAACTCTCTTGATTTTCTTCGCAAGGTGTACCCCGAAATTCCTGTGAACACAGCCGGGGCTGTTTTCTTCGAACAGGAAACCGGGCAGGAAAAAGAGGAAGAAACGCTCGAGGCATGGTTCGAACTCATGGAAAGTTTCAATGCCATGACAGATGAGTCCTGGATTGCTCTCGATGTCGATGAACAAAGAGCGATGAAAACGTTTCGGCATGAACTTCCTGTCCAGGTCAACGAGTGGCTGAGCAAGCAAACGGAAAGCAAGATAAGTACCGACATGGCCGTTCCCGATGCCTCCTTCATCGAACTTTTCAATTTTTACCGGCATACTTGTGAAAAACACGGATTTCGTTATATAATTTTTGGACATATAGGTAACGCACACGTCCACCTGAACATCCTGCCGGCCAACCATGACGAGTTCATCACCGCAAAAGCATTGTATCAGGGTTTTGTCGAAAAAGCCCTTGAATTGGGGGGAACGCTTTCAGCCGAACACGGTATCGGAAAGCTAAAGGCGGGGTATCTTGTCAAGATGTTTGGCGACAAAGGTATACAGGAAATGGTAAGAATAAAAAAGACCTTCGACCCGCACCTTGTCCTCAACATGGGGAACCTGATCCCGGAACACTACTACCAAACCTGA
- a CDS encoding murein hydrolase activator EnvC family protein has protein sequence MQKTVAVFCIAITVVLVTGVDAFCNPEIDKIMKERKKLEQDLTSLKKQLQEYQTKLKQTKKEEAQSIKALENYNTQLKLLEEMIAKNNAKLRSQDMEIKLLKDQYAKNQSKYERIVDDFRRIAVAVYKSGSKHDIELLFAATSLNQAIVRSRYIGFFSEAVVRTVSNLQQTAKELEKNRAALEKSYRKRSGVVKEQQTQVKSFSEKKKEKQVVLGTLQKDKKKFTGEIQANRNKLQKLQTKIEELIKAEQIAIEKEKERQRLEAERRRKAGQVPLDSSSEADLAKISKDFDKAIGLLPWPVDNGVVVRKFGKVNDPDLHIVTTNNGIDIAVPSGAPVRAVSGGKIAQIAYLPTYGNIVIMRHTKAYLTVYANLAKINVAKNDVVASREIIGLSGSMPEGGSLVHFEIWKGKVKQDPQKWLKK, from the coding sequence TTGCAAAAAACAGTTGCTGTTTTTTGTATCGCGATCACTGTCGTGCTTGTGACCGGGGTCGATGCTTTTTGTAACCCGGAAATCGACAAGATCATGAAAGAGCGGAAGAAGCTCGAGCAGGATCTGACGAGTTTAAAAAAGCAGCTGCAGGAGTATCAGACGAAACTCAAGCAAACAAAAAAGGAAGAGGCGCAGTCGATAAAAGCGCTGGAAAATTATAACACACAGCTCAAGTTGCTTGAGGAAATGATCGCGAAGAATAACGCCAAGTTGCGCAGTCAGGATATGGAAATCAAACTTCTCAAAGATCAGTATGCGAAAAACCAGAGCAAATATGAGCGGATTGTAGATGATTTCAGGCGTATAGCTGTGGCTGTTTATAAAAGTGGATCGAAACATGATATCGAGTTACTGTTTGCTGCGACATCTCTCAACCAGGCTATTGTCAGATCACGCTATATCGGTTTTTTTTCCGAGGCTGTTGTGAGAACGGTGAGTAATCTCCAGCAGACAGCAAAAGAACTCGAGAAAAACAGGGCGGCTCTTGAGAAAAGTTACCGCAAACGGTCAGGGGTTGTGAAAGAACAACAGACTCAGGTAAAGAGCTTCTCGGAAAAGAAAAAGGAAAAGCAGGTTGTTCTCGGTACTCTGCAGAAAGACAAGAAAAAGTTCACGGGAGAAATACAGGCCAATCGGAACAAACTGCAAAAACTTCAGACAAAAATTGAAGAGCTGATCAAGGCGGAGCAGATTGCGATTGAAAAGGAAAAAGAGCGGCAGAGACTCGAAGCCGAGCGCAGAAGAAAGGCAGGTCAGGTTCCTCTTGACAGTTCTTCTGAAGCGGATCTGGCAAAAATCTCCAAAGATTTCGATAAGGCTATCGGGTTGTTGCCCTGGCCGGTTGACAATGGTGTAGTTGTCAGGAAATTCGGTAAGGTTAATGATCCTGATCTGCATATTGTGACGACAAACAATGGTATAGATATCGCAGTACCTTCAGGGGCTCCGGTTCGTGCTGTTTCAGGTGGAAAAATTGCGCAGATTGCATACCTGCCGACCTATGGGAATATTGTTATTATGCGCCACACCAAAGCGTATCTGACGGTCTATGCTAATCTTGCCAAAATCAATGTTGCCAAGAACGACGTCGTTGCCAGTCGTGAAATTATTGGTTTATCCGGGTCCATGCCCGAGGGAGGTTCACTGGTTCATTTCGAGATATGGAAAGGAAAAGTGAAGCAGGATCCTCAGAAATGGCTTAAAAAATAG
- a CDS encoding DedA family protein — protein MQDIHTLEELIIWGGYALLFAIVFAETGLFAGFFLPGDSLLITAGLIAASGQLDFPLVVATLCLGAIMGDSTGYFIGSQLQRAFLNKKETMFFRKEHLDKTERFYEKHGSKAVFLARFVPVVRSFTATLAGVAKMPYPVFLFYSISGSVVWVLCFTSAGYFLAALFPDLVDFVHYIILVGIIIIIANSVKYLRKKNNDNRN, from the coding sequence ATGCAAGACATTCACACGCTTGAAGAACTTATCATCTGGGGAGGCTACGCCCTGCTGTTTGCAATCGTTTTTGCAGAAACAGGCCTTTTTGCAGGTTTTTTCCTGCCCGGCGACTCCCTGCTTATTACAGCAGGACTGATTGCAGCTTCCGGCCAGCTCGATTTCCCACTTGTTGTTGCAACACTCTGTCTCGGCGCAATTATGGGAGATTCGACCGGCTATTTCATCGGCTCACAGCTTCAACGAGCCTTTTTGAACAAAAAAGAAACGATGTTCTTCCGCAAAGAACATCTCGACAAAACAGAACGGTTTTACGAAAAGCACGGCTCAAAAGCGGTTTTTCTCGCACGTTTCGTTCCTGTGGTAAGAAGCTTTACCGCAACACTTGCCGGTGTGGCTAAAATGCCATACCCGGTTTTTCTTTTTTACAGCATATCAGGATCTGTCGTCTGGGTACTATGCTTTACTTCGGCCGGTTATTTTCTTGCAGCCCTGTTCCCCGATCTGGTTGATTTTGTACATTATATTATTCTTGTGGGTATCATTATCATTATTGCCAACTCAGTGAAATATCTCAGGAAGAAAAACAACGACAACCGGAACTGA
- the smpB gene encoding SsrA-binding protein SmpB, whose translation MAKEQKKAQYVTTILNRKARHEYQILDTMVAGIALKGSEVKSVRLGKASLNESYAIIHRGEVWLENMQISAYEHNHIEPLDPKRSRKLLLKRDEIEKLKLKLQQQGLTLVPLKAFFNKRGVLKLELGLAKGKKLYDKRESIKSRDTERQLQRLKQQY comes from the coding sequence GTGGCAAAAGAGCAAAAAAAAGCACAATACGTAACAACGATTCTCAACCGTAAAGCCAGACACGAGTACCAGATACTCGATACAATGGTTGCTGGTATTGCATTGAAAGGCAGTGAAGTTAAATCCGTTCGTCTGGGAAAAGCCAGCCTTAATGAAAGCTATGCGATAATTCACAGAGGAGAGGTATGGCTGGAAAACATGCAGATATCGGCATACGAACACAACCATATCGAACCACTTGACCCTAAAAGAAGCCGCAAACTGCTTCTTAAACGTGATGAAATAGAAAAACTCAAATTAAAGCTGCAGCAACAAGGCCTCACCCTGGTACCGTTGAAAGCGTTCTTCAACAAAAGAGGTGTTCTGAAACTGGAGCTTGGACTCGCGAAAGGAAAAAAGCTCTACGATAAACGTGAAAGCATCAAATCACGGGACACCGAACGCCAATTACAGAGATTGAAACAGCAGTACTGA
- a CDS encoding pyruvoyl-dependent arginine decarboxylase, with translation MSFVPEKVFFTKGVGKHKEYLSSFELALRDAKIEKCNLVTVSSIFPPKCKRLNVEEGLKLLSPGEITFAVMARNSTNEHGRLIASSIGVALPADESLYGYLSEHHPYGQTSEQSGEYAEDLAATMLATTLGIEFDPNKDWDEREGIYKMSGKIINSFNITQSAEGENGLWTTVIACAVLLP, from the coding sequence TTGTCATTTGTACCTGAAAAAGTATTTTTCACCAAAGGTGTAGGAAAACACAAAGAGTATCTTTCCTCTTTCGAGCTCGCATTGAGAGACGCAAAAATTGAAAAATGCAATCTGGTAACGGTATCAAGTATTTTTCCTCCGAAATGCAAACGGTTGAACGTCGAAGAAGGGCTGAAACTGCTTTCCCCCGGTGAAATCACCTTTGCTGTCATGGCAAGGAACTCCACTAACGAACATGGCCGTCTCATAGCATCATCAATTGGCGTTGCACTGCCGGCAGATGAATCACTTTACGGATACCTTTCGGAACACCATCCCTACGGCCAAACCTCCGAACAATCTGGAGAGTATGCCGAAGACCTTGCTGCAACAATGCTTGCAACAACTCTCGGCATCGAGTTTGACCCGAACAAAGACTGGGATGAACGGGAAGGAATCTATAAAATGAGCGGCAAGATCATCAATTCATTCAATATTACACAATCAGCAGAAGGTGAAAACGGTTTATGGACAACCGTAATCGCCTGTGCAGTATTGTTACCCTGA
- a CDS encoding NAD+ synthase — MNSQYLHLNYALVEDMLLAFIRNEISKFGFRSALFGLSGGIDSAVVCELAARALGPENVLAVLMPYRTSSPESVRHARMMVEKTGIQSEEVDISPVVDAFFQGIPDAGNLRMGNVMARARMLYLYDISARDGRLVVGTSNKTELLLGYGTLFGDMASAVNPIGDLYKTQIWGLARHLKLPEEIVAKTPSADLWEGQSDEEDLGFSYGEVDLLLYLMLEKRMDKIAILQEGIEQSFYDTVRKMVVRNQYKRMMPVIAKVSARTPGIDFRYARDWQEVK; from the coding sequence ATGAACTCACAGTACCTACATCTCAATTATGCTTTGGTTGAGGATATGTTGCTTGCATTTATCCGTAACGAGATCAGTAAATTCGGATTTCGGTCGGCATTATTCGGGCTTTCCGGAGGAATTGATTCGGCTGTTGTTTGCGAGCTTGCTGCAAGAGCTCTTGGGCCCGAAAATGTTCTTGCAGTACTCATGCCTTACAGGACAAGCAGCCCTGAAAGCGTTCGGCATGCTCGCATGATGGTCGAGAAAACAGGAATTCAGTCTGAAGAAGTTGATATTTCTCCTGTTGTCGATGCGTTTTTTCAGGGGATTCCCGATGCCGGCAACCTGCGTATGGGAAATGTGATGGCAAGGGCGAGGATGCTGTATCTCTATGATATTTCGGCAAGGGATGGCCGGCTGGTTGTCGGGACGAGCAATAAAACCGAGCTTTTGCTTGGTTACGGCACTTTGTTTGGCGATATGGCATCCGCTGTCAATCCGATAGGTGATCTTTATAAGACCCAGATATGGGGACTTGCTCGTCACCTGAAGCTGCCTGAGGAGATCGTGGCCAAAACACCATCAGCAGATCTTTGGGAAGGGCAAAGTGATGAAGAAGATCTCGGTTTTAGTTACGGGGAGGTGGATTTGTTACTCTACCTGATGCTTGAAAAAAGAATGGATAAAATTGCTATCCTGCAGGAAGGTATCGAACAATCGTTTTACGATACAGTCAGAAAAATGGTGGTGAGAAACCAGTATAAAAGGATGATGCCGGTTATTGCGAAGGTATCCGCTCGAACGCCCGGTATTGATTTCCGTTATGCCCGGGATTGGCAGGAGGTGAAGTGA
- the tyrS gene encoding tyrosine--tRNA ligase, producing the protein MSFPPVKEQLDLIVSNTVEVISEEELERKLTKSFETQKPLKIKLGADPSRPDLHLGHSVVLRKLRDFQDLGHEAILIIGDFTAMIGDPSGKSKTRPQLSAAEAKQNGQTYFEQASTILDRQKTTICYNSEWLGRMTFDDVIRLSSHYTVARMLERDDFEKRYKLREPISIHEFLYPLAQGMDSVHLRNDIELGGTDQKFNLLVGRDLQREYGIQPQVCITMPLLIGTFGVEKMSKSLGNAICFNDTAEDIYGKILSIPDELIETYFTLLLPSSKQSIELFREIIKQNPREAKRTLAKEIVSTYHSVELARKAEDHFDRVFVHKKAPTDIEEFTFEAESIPLVTLLVELNAASSKSEARRLISQNAVQIDETKINDINFEVRLEKEPKVLKAGKRKFFKIAMKK; encoded by the coding sequence ATGAGTTTCCCACCAGTCAAAGAACAGCTCGACCTTATTGTCAGTAACACCGTCGAGGTTATAAGCGAAGAAGAGCTCGAACGGAAACTGACCAAAAGTTTTGAAACCCAAAAACCCCTGAAAATCAAACTCGGTGCCGACCCTTCCAGGCCGGACCTGCACCTCGGCCACTCCGTCGTACTGAGAAAGCTGAGGGACTTTCAGGATTTAGGCCATGAAGCAATTCTTATCATCGGTGATTTTACAGCCATGATCGGTGATCCGTCAGGCAAAAGCAAGACAAGACCCCAGCTTTCAGCAGCTGAAGCCAAGCAAAACGGTCAAACGTACTTTGAACAAGCCTCAACGATTCTCGATCGCCAAAAAACAACCATATGCTACAACTCGGAATGGCTCGGCCGGATGACTTTTGATGATGTCATTCGGCTCTCCAGTCATTATACGGTAGCGAGAATGCTTGAAAGAGATGATTTCGAAAAACGCTACAAGCTACGTGAGCCGATCTCGATACACGAATTTCTTTACCCTCTTGCACAGGGCATGGATTCGGTCCATTTGCGCAACGATATCGAACTGGGTGGAACAGATCAAAAATTCAATCTGCTTGTCGGCAGGGATCTGCAACGCGAGTATGGTATTCAGCCTCAGGTCTGCATCACCATGCCTCTGCTTATCGGCACTTTCGGCGTGGAAAAAATGTCGAAATCACTCGGCAATGCCATCTGCTTCAACGATACAGCTGAAGATATTTATGGAAAAATCCTTTCCATTCCGGATGAACTGATCGAAACCTATTTCACTCTTCTCCTGCCAAGCTCGAAACAGTCGATCGAGCTGTTCAGAGAAATTATCAAACAAAATCCGAGAGAAGCAAAAAGAACACTTGCAAAAGAGATCGTATCGACCTACCACTCTGTAGAACTTGCACGAAAAGCGGAAGATCATTTCGACAGGGTTTTCGTTCATAAAAAAGCGCCGACCGACATAGAGGAGTTTACATTTGAAGCCGAGTCGATTCCATTAGTGACACTGCTGGTGGAACTGAACGCTGCTTCGTCAAAAAGTGAAGCGCGCAGACTCATCAGCCAGAACGCCGTCCAGATCGACGAAACAAAAATCAATGACATAAACTTCGAGGTTCGTCTTGAAAAAGAACCGAAGGTACTGAAAGCAGGAAAACGAAAATTTTTCAAGATTGCCATGAAAAAATGA